The Sporichthyaceae bacterium genomic sequence CGCGGCGAAGGTTCACACCGAGGCCAGGCCGTTCGTGACCCATCCCTCGGCGCACACGTTGATCTCGCATGCCAAGGACCAGTCGTTCCCGAGCGACCACGCCACCGCGGCGTTCGGGATCGCCTTGGCGGTCGCGTTGTTCCTCTCCGTGCGTTGGGGCGCGCTGATGTTCGTCCTGGGGTTGTGGATCGGGGTGGCCCGCATCTACGTCGGGGTGCACTACCCCGGTGACATCGCCGGCGCCCTGCTGGTGGCGGCGCTTGGTGTCGCGGTGATGGCGGTCATCGGGCGCTTCCTGCCCGACCTCGCGGCCGGGCCGGCCCCGAAGGCCATGGCCGGGCGCTGAGCCCGGTGGGCTGCCTCGATCAGGCTGCCTCGATCAGGCTGCCTCGATCAGGCTGCGTGGCGCGGGCTGCTGCGCCGGCGGAACAGCCAGGCGAACATGCTCAGCCGGCTGTCCTTGGCCGGCGTCGGATCGTAGCCCGGCCACATCGGCTCGGTCTGCGCTCTCGGCCCTGGCGCCTTGAACAGATTGCCGTGCGTGCTCACGTCGCTCCCCGAGAACTTGCAGCTGAAGTAGTGCCCCGCAGCGCAAGTTAGGGGAGCCGGCGGCGTGTCGCCGACGGTTCTGGAGAAGATCAACCGAACGTAGGACCCAGCTTTGCGCTGGCGCTGTCCGCTTTGTCGTTCAGTCGAGAAGTGAGCGGAAAACCGTGCCAGTTCGCGGTTTAGGGTGGAAGAACGTCGACTTCGGCGGCATCAGCCCGCGTGCCGCGGCAGTCGCCCGGATCTGCTCGACGGACACCGGGCGCAACAGGATCGCGGCCTGCGCGCGGCCGGCGCGAACCGCGGCGACCGCCCGGGAGACCCCGTGCTGGTAGGTCAGTTCGTGCTCGGGTAGTTCGGCGACCGCGGCAGCCACCGTCTCGGAGTCCAACGGCTCGACGACGCCCGGGCCGCTCGGGTGCCGGGGCCGGAGCAGGCGCAGCCCGTCCGGCGTGATCAAGGCCAGGGCGCGCTCGGCCACCAGGCGGGCCACCACCCCGGCGTCCGGGAACGGCTCGAGTTCGCCGACGTCGAAGCTCTTGCCCAGCGCCTGCGCCGGGTCGGCGTCGCCGGGCAGGCCGGCGATCAGTCGGTGGATCGGTTGCACCGTCAGTTGGTCGTGGTCCAGTTCGACCATCAGGCACAGGGTGGCGTCGGCACCGGCGGGGGAGCCGTCGGTGTCGGCGTGGATCAGACAGGTCGACAGCCGGTGGTGGCCGTCGGCGACGACCACGGGCGAGGCCGCGATCGCCTCGGACAGCGCCCGCACGGCGGCCGGGTCGTCCAGGCGCCAGATCTCGTGGCGGATCCCGTCCGGGTCGGTCCAGGAGTCGATCGGCTCGGCGGTCTCCAGCGCGATCCGGCCGGTGAGCCCGGTGGTCAGCGACAGCCCCCAGATCGCCGAGAGGTTGGCCTGCGTGGCCCGCAGCAACGACAGTCGGTCGCTGTGCGCCTTCGGGGTGGTGTGCTCGTGCGGCAGCACATCGGCCCGCGCGGCCGGCGAGATGCCCAGCGCGCCGAGCACCCCCAACGTGGAACGAGTCGCGCCGGTCTCGTCGGTGAACGTCATCCGGTACGGGTAGAACGCCGGCGCGTCCGAGCGCAGGACGCCGTCGGCACGCCAGGAGTTCAGGGTCTGCGCGGCGACCGCGTACGGGTCCGGGCCGTCCTCGACCACCGGCATGTCGATGCGGACGACGTTGTGCGGGTGCTGCGCGGCCAACGCGGCCCGCTCGTCGGGATCGATGACGTCGTAGGGCGGCGCAGTCACCACGGCCAGGTCGTCGACGGCGTACCGGATCCCGGGGAACGGCGCGAACTGCGGCATGCCCGAGATCCTTGCACCCGGCGCCCGGTCCACCCGGCGCGGCTCGACCTCAGCCCCAACCCTTCCCGTCGTCGAGCTCCTCCAGGACGCGGACCAGGCGCAACCGGGAGTCCTGGCCACGGACCAGGGTCAGCGACTGACGGCGTCCGCCGGTCCGCAACGCGGCGTCCGGCGGCGATTCGTACATGGCCGCGGTCACCTCGACCACGTCGTGCGGCAAGACCCGCACGGCCACGCCGTCGGTCCAGAGCCCGCGGTGGGCGCGGCCCGCGCCCTGGAACTCCTCCAGAGTTTCCCGGACGCGGTAGGCGCTCGGATCAATGTGCCGAGCCGTCAGGTCCGCGTCGGTGAAATTCTGGTTCGCGGCCTCGACCATGGTCGAG encodes the following:
- a CDS encoding phosphatase PAP2 family protein; this translates as MNYHLFRTINDWSGNSGLDDLMKFAAKDLLFLVFAGFALLCGQRLRDKDYRPVALAFGGLVLTFAFAQIAAKVHTEARPFVTHPSAHTLISHAKDQSFPSDHATAAFGIALAVALFLSVRWGALMFVLGLWIGVARIYVGVHYPGDIAGALLVAALGVAVMAVIGRFLPDLAAGPAPKAMAGR
- a CDS encoding DUF1015 domain-containing protein produces the protein MPQFAPFPGIRYAVDDLAVVTAPPYDVIDPDERAALAAQHPHNVVRIDMPVVEDGPDPYAVAAQTLNSWRADGVLRSDAPAFYPYRMTFTDETGATRSTLGVLGALGISPAARADVLPHEHTTPKAHSDRLSLLRATQANLSAIWGLSLTTGLTGRIALETAEPIDSWTDPDGIRHEIWRLDDPAAVRALSEAIAASPVVVADGHHRLSTCLIHADTDGSPAGADATLCLMVELDHDQLTVQPIHRLIAGLPGDADPAQALGKSFDVGELEPFPDAGVVARLVAERALALITPDGLRLLRPRHPSGPGVVEPLDSETVAAAVAELPEHELTYQHGVSRAVAAVRAGRAQAAILLRPVSVEQIRATAAARGLMPPKSTFFHPKPRTGTVFRSLLD